The segment GCATCCCGACGGACCGACCGTCGATGCGTCGCTCGTCTCGCACCCGAACCCGATCGGCCCGCGCGTCCTCCTCGTCGGCTCCGACCGGTCCCTGTTCACCCTGCTCCATCGCTCGTTGCGGGCCCACGGGTTCCGCGTGGCGGACGTGCGCTCCGGCGACGACGCCCTCCGCCGCGCCCACGCCAGCGACGTCGTGGTGATCGACGTCGATCCGACGTCCCCCGAGATCGGGTTCGTCGACATCCTGCGCGAAGAGCTTCCCGAACTGGGGTTCGTGTTCCTCACCGAGGACGAAGACGTCCAACGCACGCTGTCCGCCTACGACCTCGGGGCGGACGGTTGCCTCCCGAAACCGTTCGTCTTCGCCGAACTCGCCGCCCGGCTCCGGGTCGTGGTCCGCCACCGGCAGGTCGGAGGGCCGCTGAGGTTCGGCGACCTC is part of the Trueperaceae bacterium genome and harbors:
- a CDS encoding response regulator transcription factor, which codes for MGSDVPAFVPFPHEDRRPDASRARRAHPDGPTVDASLVSHPNPIGPRVLLVGSDRSLFTLLHRSLRAHGFRVADVRSGDDALRRAHASDVVVIDVDPTSPEIGFVDILREELPELGFVFLTEDEDVQRTLSAYDLGADGCLPKPFVFAELAARLRVVVRHRQVGGPLRFGDLVVDVARGGALRDGVWLPLSTLDFDLLALFAAHPLRLWSREAILRRVWGAMSEELERTVDDHVSILRQTLADDPSNPTFVQTVRGRGYRWIAVPESAAPAAPVSAGIAAHTKRP